A section of the Cololabis saira isolate AMF1-May2022 chromosome 6, fColSai1.1, whole genome shotgun sequence genome encodes:
- the LOC133445765 gene encoding gamma-crystallin M3-like yields MHGKIIFYEDRNFQGRSYESNSDCSDMSSHLNRCQSCKVESGCFMIYNRPNFMGQQHFLRTGEYSDYQPMMGFGDCIRSCRMIPMHKGSFRMKIYEMENFGGQSHELMDDCDDIQDRYQMSNCQSCQVMDGQWLMYEQPHYKGRMMYLRPGEYRSFREMGYDGMRFRSVRRISDSC; encoded by the exons ATGCACGGCAAG ATCATCTTCTACGAGGACAGGAACTTCCAGGGACGTTCCTATGAGTCCAACAGTGACTGCTCTGACATGTCCTCCCACCTGAACAGGTGCCAGTCCTGCAAGGTGGAGAGTGGCTGCTTCATGATCTACAACCGCCCTAACTTCATGGGTCAACAGCACTTCCTGAGGACGGGCGAGTACTCTGACTACCAGCCTATGATGGGTTTTGGTGACTGTATTAGATCCTGTCGTATGATCCCAATG CACAAAGGCTCCTTCAGAATGAAGATCTATGAGATGGAAAATTTCGGAGGTCAGAGTCATGAGCTGATGGACGACTGTGACGACATCCAGGACAGATACCAAATGTCCAACTGCCAGTCCTGCCAGGTGATGGACGGCCAATGGCTGATGTACGAGCAGCCCCACTACAAAGGCCGGATGATGTACTTGAGGCCCGGAGAGTACAGGAGCTTCAGGGAGATGGGATACGATGGAATGAGATTCAGATCAGTCAGACGCATCTCTGACTCCTGCTAA